Genomic window (Rhodothermales bacterium):
GGTATCGCCGGCCATGATGGCCCGGTTGATGGGCGCGGCGCCCCGCCAGCGGGGCAACAGGGAGCCGTGCAGATTGAAGGCGCCCAGGCGCGCGGCCGTGAACACCGCAGCCGGGAGGATCCGGAAGGCCACCACCACGATGACGTCGGGTGCCAGGTCCCGGACCTGGACAGCGAATGCCGGGTCCTTGACCGACTCAGGCTGGAGAATGGTGTCTATGCCTCGCTCAAGTGCGGCAGCCTTGACAGCCGTGGGCGACAGGCGCTGCCCGCGACCACGCGGCTTGTCGGGGGCCGTGACCACCGCCATCGGGGTCAGACCGGCGTCACAGAGGGCATTCAGGGAGGGTACGGCGAATTCCGGCGTGCCCATGAAGAGGATTCGGGGTTTCATCCACCTACGGTACAAAACAGCGACGAGATCTACCGGAAAGCCTCGGCGAAAAGGGCCCCGTCCAGTTGGTGGCGAGGACAACACCGGTGGGCGCGAAAAGGGCCCCGTCAGCTCAGTACAATTTGGTGCGCTCGTCCCAAATAGGCACCAACAACTGGTAATCCCCGAATCCGGTCTTGTCCACGAAAATGAACTGCCGCCCTATACGCTCATAGACCCAGACCTCGTACGGCTCGTAGTCGAAGCTGTGCGGCTTCTTCTGGACGAAATCCGGCTCGCCGAACCGGACCAGGACAAATCCACGGTCGGTTCGCCAGCCATCATCGACGGCCCCGTAGTTCCGGTTGGCCTGGGCAATCCGGTAATAGTACTCCTCCATGCGCTCATTGCGGCTGGTCCCCGGCGTCGGGTCCCGCTTGTCCCAGAACGAACGGAAGCGCTGGAACCGCTCGACGTCGTTGGGGGCGCTCTGGATGAAGCTCAGGTCCCGCTTCTTGGCGATGTACTCCATCTGCGCGATGGCATCGTCCATGTTGGTTTCAATGTGCTCGGAGAGTCCGGACCACTCCGCCTTGATGGAGCGGGTGGAGCGGGCCAGTTCTGTACCGTTCAGGTCCTCGACCACAATCCGGAGTTCGTATGCCCCCACCTTCATGTCCTCGATGGGTACGGTCACCAGGTACTGGGTCCGACCGGACTTGACCGTGGCCGTCTCTTCCTTGGCATAGACCAGGTCACCCGGCGTCCGCATGACTTCCTGGCGGATGACGAGGTCCCGACCGCGATCGGCATAGACTTCGTAGAACACCTGGAACCCCGGCGATTCGGAACCGATCCGCCCGTCAATCCGGGGGACTATGGTGAAGCTGTCCTCGTCGAACGACTCCAGCAGCGTGATATCGCTGACGGCCACCGGCTGGCTGAAATCCCGGACATTGACGTCGAATTCGCGGTAATGGGTCTGGGAGGAATTCCGGTCCGAAATGGAGTATTCGAAAATGTATCGACCGGGAGCGAGCTCAACAGCCTGCGTGGTATAATCGTACCGATCGTCCGCCTGCGTCATGCTGTAGGTGTTAGCCACCACTGACGCATCCCAGATCCTGGACTGGACCAGATTACGGATGCGTCCGTCTTCCGATACGCGGCTCGCATCCAGTTTCACCTCGTAGGAGGCCGTGAACCCGTTGATACTGTTGATGAAACTGAGGTGCCGGTAGGGAATGCGGGTGTAGGTATCCAACCGTGTCATTCCGGGCGTCTCTTCGCTCCTTGCTCCGAGGACATCCACTTCGAAATCCTCCTCGGCCACCTGCGCCAGGACCGGTCCCACCGGAAGCAGCAGGACGAGCAGGACGACCGGCAGCCAGGACCATCCGCGTGTGTAACAGTCGGCCATACGGTGATTGATCAGCAGATTCGGGATTGGTACAAATTCAGCAATACGGTCCGCAATATCGGAAACGAATCCCGCTCCATCCAACACGGCAGAGTGGACCGTTGTTAAAGGCCTACGAATGGTGGGGCGGGGAAGGCGAACCGAACAGGGCCGCGACGAACCGGCGGCGATCGAAAATCTGCAGATCGTCAATGCCCTCCCCGACACCGATGTATTTTACGGGGATATTGAACTCATTTGAAATACCAATCACAATACCCCCTTTTGCCGAGCCGTCAAGCTTGGTGAGGATGAGTCCCGTGACGTCCACACTGCGTGTGAACTCCTCGGCCTGCCGGATGGCGTTCTGGCCGGTCGAGCCGTCCAGGACCAACAAGACCTCATGGGGCGCCCCAGGGACCTGTCGGTCCATGATGCGCTTGATCTTGGACAGTTCGTCCATGAGCCCACCCTTCGTATGGAGCCGTCCTGCCGTATCGATGATGACCACATCCGCGTCCCGCCGTTTGGCCGCGGCCAGTGTGTCGAAGGCCACCGCGGCCGGGTCGGCCCCGTGTCCCTGCTTGATGATATCCACACCAGCGCGTTCTGCCCAGATGTCCAACTGTTCCGTGGCTGCCGCCCGGAACGTATCGGCCGCCCCCAGCACCACGGTCCGTCCGGCGGCCTTGTAGCGCGCGGCCAGTTTCCCGATGCTGGTGGTCTTGCCAACGCCGTTCACACCCACAATCATGATGACATGCGGGTGGTTGGGCAGCGCCGCGTCGAAGGCCACCGGCCTGTCGGCTGAATCGCCCAGCAAGAGCGCCGCGATTTCGTCCTGGACCATCTGGTCCAGATCAGCGGTCGACACGTATTTGTCCCGCGCCACGCGCGCTTCGATCTTCCGGATGATCTCGACGGTCGTCTTGACGCCCACGTCGCTGGTCACCAGGATTTCCTCCAGGCCATCCAGGACTTCCTCGTCAACGACATCCTTGCCGGCGACCATTTTGGAGATCTTGCCGAACAGGGACGTGCGGGTCTTTTCCAGCCCGGATTCCAGCGTTTGTTGCTGTTTGTCGCGTTTGAATGCGTCGAACAGACCCATCAGATTTCCTCTTCAACTTCAACGTGGGCATCCGTCGCGCGTCCGAGGAGCACGAAAAACCGGATGATATAACGAACGAACGACCACGCCAGGAGCGCCGTCGTAATCCAGATGCATTGCTCGATCAACGGTGCGTCGGCCTTCAACAACACCGCCAATACGGTAACGGCAATGGCCGTGACGGCCACTTTCCCGGACCACAGACTCATGACGATCTGACCCGTCCTGACCCGGATGATGGCACCGCCCGCAAAAATGGAAAGGTCCCGCACGACAATGGCCGCCAGGAACCACAACGGCAGACTGCCCCGCATGGTCAGGGCCGTCACAACGAGCCCGGCAGCCACCTTGTCCACGAACGGGTCCAGCACCTTGCCCCAATCCGATACCGTGTCGGACCACCGCGCTACACGCCCGTCAAAATAATCGGTCGCGACCGCGAACACGACCAGCCCCATGATCCACAGCAGCGGGCCGTCCTGGAAAATCAGGACGGTAATCGGAATGGTCAGGACCAGGCGAAACAGCGTCAGGACGTTGGGAATGGTCCAGAATCGGCCGAGGTCGGATGTCGAAGCGGATTGGGGCATGGATTGGAAGAGGTGACCGCACACAGTACGCCCGTCGGGGCCGTGCGTTCATTTTCCGACGTGAATGGCCAGGGCCTGCATGGGAGGCACGACCACGGCCACCTGGCCGTCTTCCCCGACATCCACGGATTGACACGCACCCTGTGCCAACACGTTGCAATACGATCCCGGTGGCATGGATGTCGGCACGGTGGCCTCCAGGACGTCACCGGATCGGTTTAGGACCACGAACCCCCGGTCTCCCCGGCTGAAGGCGACCCGGTCGGGACCGTCCGACCACCACTGATCCACGGTCCGCGCGGGTCCTGTGGCGCTCCGGAAGCCCACCATGCCGGCCGCTTCCGGCCAGCGATGTTCGCATGCCCACTCACCCCCGTTCCCGACCGCGCCGCAATCCGGCACCGTGGCGGGCGGTCCGGCGCTCGGATCCTCGAAGCGATAGCTGCTCATGACCCGGGGCCGACCGTACGGCCACGCGAGCGTGAATACCTGCGCCAATCGGTACAGGTCGGGCTCGGCGTGGGTGAGCGCCGCGCCGTGGCGTTGGGTATCGTGATTGTCGACGAATACGAGGGCGAGCGAGTCGGGTGCATAGGCACGGGACGTCCAGGCATATCCGCCCGGCGCAAGATCACCGAGCGGTCGGCTGCGGAAGATCTCCGCCAGTGCATCGCCGAAGGTGAATTCGGTCATGGGCCCGTTGGGCAGATACGCCCGCACCCATTCGGATTGCTGTCCCCCGGAGTAGATTTCCTGATAAATCCAGGGGTTTTCATTGCTTCCGCTCATGCCAGAAGGGTCCAGGACGGATTTCTGAAGGATGGATGCGAGCTCCGTGGGCGGAATATGCTTTGCGGCATCGAACCGGAAGCCTTTGATGCCCAGTGACATGAGGTCCTTCAGATACGCCGCGAGCGTATCCTGGACGTTCTCCCGGCCCGTGGCCAGGTCGGACAGGTCCAGCAGTTCGCACGTCCGGACCTGCGTCAGGTCGTCCCAATCCTGGATATCATCGTTGGGCGTCAAGCCGCAGTGATTGAAATCCTCCCGGGTCCACAGGCCCGGGTAGTCATACGACCCGAAGGTGCTGCCCGCGGTGCCCTGCCCGGTGAAGGTGACCTCATCATGCTGCAGGTCGGCGTCGGCCATGTGGTTCAGCACGGCATCCACGTAGATATCCACGCCTGCGGCGTCACACCGGGACACCATGTCGGCGAATGCGGCCCGATCCCCGCTCCGGGTCTCCAGCCGGTAACTGACAGGCTGGTACCGTTCCCACCAAGGTCGGCCCTCGACGACATGGTTCTCCGAAGGCGGGGATACCTGGACGGCCGCGTAGCCGGTGGGCCCCAGGAACTCCTCGCATTCCCGCGCGACGGCATCCCAGCTCCATTCGAAGAGCTGGACCACGACACGGTCCCGAAGGTCTGCATATGGCCCAGAGACATCCACAGGTTCGGGCGTGGGCGCGGCGCATCCGATGGCGAAAAACAGCATCGCGCAGTGCATCATCTTCATGATCCATCCTCCTTAACCATGGACCAGGCCACGGCGGAAATTCCGAGCGAAACGGCCGAAATCACGAAAATGATGCTCTTCTCGGGGGCCGCGCTGACGAGCACGCCTATGCCCAGGCTGGCCACGAGCTGCGGAAGCACTACCGAGAGGTTGAAGAGGCCCATATAGAGGCCCATCTTGGTCTGGTCCACCTTCTGCGACATGATGGCGAACGGCAGGCTGACGGTCGCCGCCCAACCGACTCCCAGGACGCCCATCATGATGTAGAGCGCCATGGGTGTGGCGCCGACGAACAGGATGCCGGCATAGCCGAGCGCCATGACGGTCATGCACAGCATATGGGTACGCACCCGGCCAAAGCGCTCCGTGGCCGGCTCCAGCACGAAGGCCGGCAGCAGGGCACCGACAGCGCTGAGCACGAGGAAGCTGATGGATACGACGCGGCCCATCTGCACGTCCGAGAGCAGCGGCATGGCATCCTGCACATACGCAAAGAGATACACGAACATGGTCTGGATGCCCAGCCACGTAAACGAGTGGGCGGCAAGGATTTTCTTGAAACCGATGTCGCCGGCTTCGGCCCGGGTCTTTCCGACGGACGATTTGAGGATTGCTTCGGCTACCAGCCCGACGGTCACCACGCCAAGGACCATTTCGACCCAGTACGAATCGCGGGTCACGCCCATGAGCCGCTCGCCCATGGCGTAGACGGAATAGATGAAAAAGCCCCACAGCGGGCGCGTCGTGCGGATGGTCTCAAGAACGGAGAAGCCGGGCGTACGGACGGAAGGGTCGGTGGCGTCCAGGTCGGCTCCTTCATCCTGTCGCAGCACACGGGGCTCCACGATGAACAACGCCGGCACGATGGAGAACAGGAAAACCAGCACGGCGCCGGCATAGATGAGGACGTTGTTGTTCCAGATGGCCCCGACCGCGTAGGCCAGGACGCCGAACGTCCCGGATACGGTCTGCATCCAGGTATACCCCTTGGTGCGTTCCACGCCCGCCGGCGTGACGTCCGCGATAATGGATCGCGTGGGGTTGAAACTCACGTTGATGGCAAGGTCGAGCGTCAGCGCCACGGCAATGGCCACGCCCAGGATGCCCCCGACACCCATGGCATCGGAGATCACGTCGATGTTCGGCAGGGCCAGCAGCATGAGGGCCGAAAGGACGCCGCCAATCAGGATGAACGGGCGCCGGCGCCCGTTCCAGAACCAGACATTGTCCGAGATTGCCCCGACAATCACCTGCCCGAGGATGCCGGCAATCGGTCCGGCCGCCCAGACCAATCCCACATCGTGGATATCCAGGCCGTACTTCGTGGTCAGGATCCAGCTCAGCGCCGAGATCTGCACCGACAGGGCGAAGCCCATGGCGGTGGCCGGCAGGCTGAGCAGCATGTAGAAGCTCGTCGAGAGCCTCTTCTGGATTTCAAGCATATTCGCGTTCCGCGGTAGTCAGGGTGCACCTGCACAAAACAGGACTTGACCAACACAGGAGGGGCGGGGCGGCCTCCCGGCCGCCCCGCCCCCGATCCGTGCTGAACTACATGATGGACATGGCCCTTACTTGAGCAGGACCATGGTCTTCGTGACCACCTTGTCGTTGGCCACGAGACGGTAGATGTACGTACCGCTCGCCAGGTTGCGGGCATCGAACTGCACGCTGTGACGGGAAGCCGGAACGACGCCGTCCACGAGCGTCGCCACATTGCGGCCCAGGAGGTCGAAGACCTGCAGCGTGACCCGACCCGAGTTGGCCAGTTCGTACTCGATGGTCGTCACCGGGTTGAACGGATTCGGGTAGTTCTGGGAGAGGACCACTGTTTCAGGCAGCGTCGACTCTTCCGTATTCGTGGCGATCATGTCGTTTTCTCCACCGCGACGTACAGCGACGGCCGAAGGTGGTGTCGACAGATTGTCCACGAAGATGTACGGATCGTAAAGCGAATCCTCGTACGTACCGTCGGCCTTCAGCATGGCGCCGAACGTCAGGTTGACGACCGGGTTGGCTTCATCCACGTTCATCACGTGGTTACCGGCAAACGTGGACTCGTTGTCGAATCCGTTGACGCCGAACTTCAGGTCCACACCCCGCTTGGCCTGACCAGCCGTCTTCATGAGGGTCATCGTGAAGACGGTGTCACCGGCAACGGCGTCGCCGTTCGTTCCGTCATCCACCAGCTGGAGGGACGCGATGGCCGCCAGATTGGCGCCCCAGTCTTCCCATCCATTGGGGCTGGCAAACGGACCGTTTGCAAACAGGCCGTCGAACGAAGTCACCGGATCGCCGGTCTGCACGTCCGCAGGCATACCCGACGAGTCGGCCAGGTGATAGAATGCAGGACGGGCATCCACCTGGACGAGCACCTCGGTATCGGCCGAGAAGATGTCTTCAAACGTCACGCCACTGAAGAACGGAATTTCCGTTCCGGCCGGTGGGTACGTGATGTCAATGAAGCCGTTGCTGTCCGTATCCGGCTCATCGCCCCGGATGGAAATCCGTTTGTCGGCACCGCCTCCCAACCCACGATGGTTCCACCGGATCCGTCCGGTTTCACGGTCGTGAACTTGAACATGACATCCTCACCGACATTGAAGTTTTCCAACTGCACAATGCCTGTGTAGATGTTCGGATCGAGGAAATCGGCTTCGAGATTCGTCACACCGGCTGACCAGCCATTGAACGTTCCCGTGGCCGAAACCGTGGCACCGGCTGATGGGTCGAACTCGCCGTTCAGCAACTGGACACCCATGTTGACCGAGAACTCGATTTCCACGTCCACCGGTACGATGTCGGCCTCGCCACCGCTGCGAACCGCCGTGGCCGTCGGTGGCGTGGCACTGTTGTCAATCAGGACGTACGGATCGTACAGACCATCCAGGAACGTGCCGTCGGACTGACGCATGGCGCTGAAGACCAACGATACGGTCGGGTTGGCTTCGTCCACATCCATCTTGTGGTTTCCGGCAAACGTGGATTCGTTGTCGAATCCATTGATGCCGAACTTGAGGTCGACATTCCGCTTGGCATCGCCAGCCTTCTTGGAGAGTGTGAATGTATACACCGAATCGCCTGCCGTGGCATCGCCCTTCGACCCGTCATCCACCAACTGGAGAGATGCGATGGAAGCGAGCGTCGCTCCCCAATCTTCCCAGCCATTCGGACTGGCAAAGGGACCATTGGCAAACAGGCCGTCGATGGACGTCACCGGATCGCCGGTCTGTACGTCGGCCGGGAGTCCCGTGGAATCGGCAAAGAAGTAGAATGCAGGACGGAGGTCGACTTCGACGACGACGTCCGTATCGGCAGCGAACACATCATCGAATGTGATCCCGCTGAAGAAAGGAGCATCCTGACCGGCAGCCGGGAAGCTCGCATCCAGATAGCCATTGCCATCCGAGTCGGTTTCCGTGCCGGTAATGACCAGAGCCCGATCGGCCCCGCCTTCCCAACCTACCGAGGTTCCACCGGCTCCGTCATCCTTGACGGTGGTGAACTTGAAGTTGATCGTGCCCGGGGTAAATGCATCCAGCTGGACAATCCCCGTGTAGATGTTGGGGTCAAGGAAGTCCGCCTGCAACGTGTCCGCCGTTGCGGTCCAACCGTTGATGGTGCCGGTGACTGTCACCGCCTGACCCGTGGACGGGTCAAAGCCTCCGTTGAGTAGTTGTACGCCCATATTGACCCTGAACTCGACTTCCACATTGACCTGGGCCTGTGAGCCCTGGACAAAGAAAAAGCCAAGCAGCAGGATGCTGACGCATCTTGTAGCCATGTTCATAGTGCACCTCCTGATGTGCATGTGGTGGTTTTTGTGACCTGCTGTCAGGCCTTAGAATGTTGCACCGAGTGTCCACATCTGTGGCGTGCCCAACAGACCATAGTCCTGGAAGACATAGTCGAAATGGGCCGTCACCGTCGTGGATACACGGTACTGGAGTCCAAATCCTCCGGTCAGGCCGCCGTCGTCGGCTTCGTCCGAGAACGCCTGGCGGTAGCCACCGCGGAGAAAGAAGAATTCCTTGAAAGCGTATTCCGCGCCGAAGCTGGCACTTTCCGAATTGTCGTTCGGGTGCACAGCATCCATGCTGACCGTAATGCGCTGGTTTTCGCTGGAAACGGCGTCGAGGGCCAGGCCAACGCGGAAATTGAGCGGCAGCGGCCACTCATCCGTTTCCAGACTTGCGCCCAGCCTCGGATTGTTACCCTCAATGTTGGGATCGATGTCAATGGCACGCCGCAGGTCCTTGCCCGAGAGCTGCAGGTCCGAGCCGAAATTCGACATGGACATGCCAATGCGCAGATTCTTGTATCCGGTGTTGTAGAACACGCCCAGGTCCATGCCCAGACCCGTGGCTTTCTCGTTCCAGATTTTCTGGTGGATGTACTTCACCGTCGCCCCGGCTGAAAACCGGTCGGTGATGTTGCGGGCGGCACTCACCCCGATGGAAATATCCTGGGGCGTGAACAACTCGCCGGTGCCTTCCGGATTGGATATGGTGGTGACCTCCATTTCCCCGTAGTCCAGCACCATGACGCTGACGCCGATATGGGCTACGGCGGTCCGGAATCCGCTGGCGAGGTAGTAGAATTTGGACTCCACGAGCCAGTCGGCCCGCACGAAATCCACGGCTCCGGAGCCGGTCATCCGGGCCAGGCTGGCCGGGTTCCAATGCAGGGTGTTGGCCCCTCCTTCCACGGCGGCACTCGCCCCACCCATGGCCGACGCGCGCGCATCGGTCCCGATGGTCAGGAACGGCGCGGCCGTCGTGGCCACCTTGTTCTGGGCCGCCGCCGGGTCCACGACCAGGAGGCCGAAAATGCCCATGCCCATCAGGCCCGCGCGCAGGATGCTTCTCAGGTACTTGTTCATTTGATCAACGCGATTTTGCCGGTCGTTTCACCGAGTCCCGGCGCTTCCACGTGGTAGAAATACACGCCGAACGCCACATCCAGGTTGGTCCGCGAGCGGAGGTCCCATGAGACCGTTCCGTCGTCAATGAACCCATCGTGGCGCAACTCCCGCACCAGTTCTCCCCGGGACGAATAGATCCGGATGGTGGCGTCCCGCGGCACGTGGATGAAGTCCACGCGGCGTTCACCCCGTCCACTCGTGATGGTCGGAGCCAGCGGGCGTTCCCACGATGCCGCCGCCACGTACGGATTCGGCACCACCTTTATCCGGTCCAACTGCCCCTTGGCACTTTCGTCATCCACGTCCGATCCGAACGAGGAATACCGGAACGTATCCTTGTCGGAGAAGGGCTTGCGGGTAGCGATGGTGAACACGTCACCACTTCCCGGGAAGGTGCCCTGGTCGCTGTCGGCCCGGACGGCGAAGTTGAATGCCCGTTCGCCCGACGGCGTCGACTCGAAGATGAAGATGAAGTCGCTCGTGGCGTCGAACCGTCCGTTCGGCTGCGCTTCAAAGAACACGAACGGGCTCGGACGGTCTTCCGTCACGTTCCAGACGGTGAAGTTGGCCGGTCCGGCTACGGCCTGGGGACCGCGGCTTCCCAACTGGAATCCACCCGTCGACTGGCCCACGCCGTCGGCACCGAAGCGGAGTTCATAGTCGTAGGGAATGATGTTTCCGGTGAACCGCCACTGCGATACGTTGGTCGCACCCACGAAGAAGGGGACCATGCCCTCGGGCTCCGCCCAGTTCGTACCGTCCATGTCCAACTGCGTCGCGTCGTTGTTGAACGACAGCCGCATGCCGTCGAAAATGACCGACTCCGATTGGGCAAGCTGCGCGTCAGTCACCACGTCGAAACCGTTCCGCTCCACGTTGAACGTACTGGCCGAAATACCGGGGCCGAACCGGATGGTGTACTCGGTATTGTCCTCCAGCATGCGGGGATCAAGCACCTGCACGAAAACCTGGCCCGTTCCGGGTCCCGACAACTGATCGACGGTCTCGGACACGCCACCGGCGGAGTAGCCCAACACCGGTGCATTCGGCATGATTTCCACTACGTTGACGTCGGTCTGAACGGATCCATCTTCCCGGACGGTCGCCGTACGCGCATTCTCGGCCGGATAGAAGGCCTCGCTGCCTCGGTCGTAGGCCGTCACGGCGTAGTAGTACCGGCGTCCGTTTTCCACGCTGTTGTCCACGAAGGAGTGCACCAGCCCGGAGTTCGTGCCCAGGTTGAACGGCACGCCGCGCACCCGGTCCATGACGGTCTGGTCCCCGTACCAGAGCCCGTTTATGCCGTTCTTGAGGTCGAATTGGGCAATCGGCGCCAGAAGCGCCGGATTCCCGAACACATCGGTGACCGGTCGGGGATCGCGGAAGAATGGATCGGTGGATTTGTAGATACGGTACCCTTCGAAGTCCATGCCGAGCACGGGGTCGATGGAGGCCTCGGCGCGCGCATCCCAATACAGGGTGACCTTGCCATCGCCCGGCACGGCCGATACGATAGGCTTCTCCGGCGGACGCGCGAAGTTGTAGTTCCGGTCGTAGATCTCCTGGACCGTCTGCACGTTGTTCGTAATGGTGGACAGCTTCTGTGCGAAGTCCTCCCCGTTGCCGAATACGAGTGCCATGGAGAAGCGGTGGGTCTGGCCCGGCTCCAGGCGGAAATATCCCGAACCGAAAATGAAGTCGCCGTCGACGCCACCCTGGCTCTGCTGGGCCACGAGTTCTTCGTTCGTGGTGAAGAAGCCGGGCGTGAGCGCATCCCACAGGCGCTGGTCATCGTTCATCCGGATGCCGCCCGGGGGCGTGAAATAGAAGAACGAGGACAGGCCCACCTGGTCCGTTTCCGTGACATCGAGCGCATCGAAATTGGGTTCACCGAGCGTCGGCACGCCGTCCCCTTCACCGGGGTCGCCGGTACCGGCCACGCCGTCCGCGCCCACATCATCGGTGAGCGGATCCCAGTCGCCATCGTTGTCCACACCGTCCTGGCCCGACTCGTCGACCATCGGATTCAACAGGCCGTGGCGCACGGAGTCTTCCCGCGTGGCATTCCGGTTGCGGATGTCCCGGGCAAAGCCCACGTAATTCATGAAGCGGACCGGCGGGAGTTCTTCAATCTGACCCGAGAAATTCTGCTTGCGACGCAGGAAGTGCAGGTCCTCATCCTCGTCGATCAACCCGTCCAGGTCGTCGTCAATCAGGTTCTTCTCGACCACTTCCTGCTCGCCGATCTGGGACCGGATGACGACCCGGTTCTCCTCGAGCACCGAACCCGCACCGATGGTGTGCGACACGCCTTGGGATTCCACCGTGATCGTGCTTCCGTCCGATGGCACGTAGGTAATCCGGCGCTCGAACGTCGTGCCGTCAATCAGGACGACCGGATCGCCGGCCTGCAGCGTGCGGGGCTGGAAGTCCTGGGGTGTGAATACGTTGCCCTGGCCTTCCAGGCCTCCCGTCACGTAGGGGAATCCATCAATGTCCCGGCCGGGCTCCTCGAAGGGATCGCCGTCGCCGTCGTTGTCAATGCCGTCCAGATCATTGCCCGGGCTTTCCATGAACGCATATCCGGCAATGCCGACGTTCTGGCCTTCATTGCCCAGGAAGGGCGGGGCATCGTACGAATACACAATCCGGTTCAATTGGTCGAAAAAGGCCAGGTCATCCTGGGAATCGCCATCGCCGCCGGCCAGCGTTCCGACCGTGAGACCGGTCGCCACCCGGGGATAGGTGGTGGTCCCGGTATTCGTGACCTCATAGATGAAGAAGAGGGCATCCTGGGCCAGGAACTGCGTCCA
Coding sequences:
- a CDS encoding CDP-alcohol phosphatidyltransferase family protein, translating into MPQSASTSDLGRFWTIPNVLTLFRLVLTIPITVLIFQDGPLLWIMGLVVFAVATDYFDGRVARWSDTVSDWGKVLDPFVDKVAAGLVVTALTMRGSLPLWFLAAIVVRDLSIFAGGAIIRVRTGQIVMSLWSGKVAVTAIAVTVLAVLLKADAPLIEQCIWITTALLAWSFVRYIIRFFVLLGRATDAHVEVEEEI
- a CDS encoding PorV/PorQ family protein produces the protein MNKYLRSILRAGLMGMGIFGLLVVDPAAAQNKVATTAAPFLTIGTDARASAMGGASAAVEGGANTLHWNPASLARMTGSGAVDFVRADWLVESKFYYLASGFRTAVAHIGVSVMVLDYGEMEVTTISNPEGTGELFTPQDISIGVSAARNITDRFSAGATVKYIHQKIWNEKATGLGMDLGVFYNTGYKNLRIGMSMSNFGSDLQLSGKDLRRAIDIDPNIEGNNPRLGASLETDEWPLPLNFRVGLALDAVSSENQRITVSMDAVHPNDNSESASFGAEYAFKEFFFLRGGYRQAFSDEADDGGLTGGFGLQYRVSTTVTAHFDYVFQDYGLLGTPQMWTLGATF
- a CDS encoding alpha-amylase family protein; the encoded protein is MKMMHCAMLFFAIGCAAPTPEPVDVSGPYADLRDRVVVQLFEWSWDAVARECEEFLGPTGYAAVQVSPPSENHVVEGRPWWERYQPVSYRLETRSGDRAAFADMVSRCDAAGVDIYVDAVLNHMADADLQHDEVTFTGQGTAGSTFGSYDYPGLWTREDFNHCGLTPNDDIQDWDDLTQVRTCELLDLSDLATGRENVQDTLAAYLKDLMSLGIKGFRFDAAKHIPPTELASILQKSVLDPSGMSGSNENPWIYQEIYSGGQQSEWVRAYLPNGPMTEFTFGDALAEIFRSRPLGDLAPGGYAWTSRAYAPDSLALVFVDNHDTQRHGAALTHAEPDLYRLAQVFTLAWPYGRPRVMSSYRFEDPSAGPPATVPDCGAVGNGGEWACEHRWPEAAGMVGFRSATGPARTVDQWWSDGPDRVAFSRGDRGFVVLNRSGDVLEATVPTSMPPGSYCNVLAQGACQSVDVGEDGQVAVVVPPMQALAIHVGK
- a CDS encoding GWxTD domain-containing protein, yielding MADCYTRGWSWLPVVLLVLLLPVGPVLAQVAEEDFEVDVLGARSEETPGMTRLDTYTRIPYRHLSFINSINGFTASYEVKLDASRVSEDGRIRNLVQSRIWDASVVANTYSMTQADDRYDYTTQAVELAPGRYIFEYSISDRNSSQTHYREFDVNVRDFSQPVAVSDITLLESFDEDSFTIVPRIDGRIGSESPGFQVFYEVYADRGRDLVIRQEVMRTPGDLVYAKEETATVKSGRTQYLVTVPIEDMKVGAYELRIVVEDLNGTELARSTRSIKAEWSGLSEHIETNMDDAIAQMEYIAKKRDLSFIQSAPNDVERFQRFRSFWDKRDPTPGTSRNERMEEYYYRIAQANRNYGAVDDGWRTDRGFVLVRFGEPDFVQKKPHSFDYEPYEVWVYERIGRQFIFVDKTGFGDYQLLVPIWDERTKLY
- the ftsY gene encoding signal recognition particle-docking protein FtsY — its product is MGLFDAFKRDKQQQTLESGLEKTRTSLFGKISKMVAGKDVVDEEVLDGLEEILVTSDVGVKTTVEIIRKIEARVARDKYVSTADLDQMVQDEIAALLLGDSADRPVAFDAALPNHPHVIMIVGVNGVGKTTSIGKLAARYKAAGRTVVLGAADTFRAAATEQLDIWAERAGVDIIKQGHGADPAAVAFDTLAAAKRRDADVVIIDTAGRLHTKGGLMDELSKIKRIMDRQVPGAPHEVLLVLDGSTGQNAIRQAEEFTRSVDVTGLILTKLDGSAKGGIVIGISNEFNIPVKYIGVGEGIDDLQIFDRRRFVAALFGSPSPPHHS
- a CDS encoding T9SS type A sorting domain-containing protein; this translates as MTFEDIFSADTEVLVQVDARPAFYHLADSSGMPADVQTGDPVTSFDGLFANGPFASPNGWEDWGANLAAIASLQLVDDGTNGDAVAGDTVFTMTLMKTAGQAKRGVDLKFGVNGFDNESTFAGNHVMNVDEANPVVNLTFGAMLKADGTYEDSLYDPYIFVDNLSTPPSAVAVRRGGENDMIATNTEESTLPETVVLSQNYPNPFNPVTTIEYELANSGRVTLQVFDLLGRNVATLVDGVVPASRHSVQFDARNLASGTYIYRLVANDKVVTKTMVLLK
- a CDS encoding MFS transporter encodes the protein MLEIQKRLSTSFYMLLSLPATAMGFALSVQISALSWILTTKYGLDIHDVGLVWAAGPIAGILGQVIVGAISDNVWFWNGRRRPFILIGGVLSALMLLALPNIDVISDAMGVGGILGVAIAVALTLDLAINVSFNPTRSIIADVTPAGVERTKGYTWMQTVSGTFGVLAYAVGAIWNNNVLIYAGAVLVFLFSIVPALFIVEPRVLRQDEGADLDATDPSVRTPGFSVLETIRTTRPLWGFFIYSVYAMGERLMGVTRDSYWVEMVLGVVTVGLVAEAILKSSVGKTRAEAGDIGFKKILAAHSFTWLGIQTMFVYLFAYVQDAMPLLSDVQMGRVVSISFLVLSAVGALLPAFVLEPATERFGRVRTHMLCMTVMALGYAGILFVGATPMALYIMMGVLGVGWAATVSLPFAIMSQKVDQTKMGLYMGLFNLSVVLPQLVASLGIGVLVSAAPEKSIIFVISAVSLGISAVAWSMVKEDGS